Proteins encoded by one window of Streptomyces uncialis:
- a CDS encoding Cmx/CmrA family chloramphenicol efflux MFS transporter yields the protein MPFALYMLGLAVFAMGTSEFMLSGLIPDIAHDLHVTVPAAGSLTSAFAVGMVIGAPLMAVIGMRWSRRDALLLFLVVFLAAHAMGALTDSFDVLLMTRVLSALANAGFLAVSFTAAAGMVPPNAKGRAAAVLLGGVTLACVAGVPGGALLGQYWGWRSAFWAVVVLSAPAVLAVALTVPAGRGDGPVPTLRDVRAELGVLRRRRPVLLLALCALVNGGTFCTFTYLAPLVTGVSGIPDGWVPGVLTLFGLGSFAGVSAAGRLADTRPVAVLAWGTAVLAVGWAVFALGAARPEVVLPLVLLQGALAFAIGSTLVTQVLYAGADAPTLAGAGATAAFNVGASLGPWLGGVAIAAGHGYRSPVWVSAGLVSAALVTGAVALAAGRRGRRAADRPREADEAGREAGETAPAG from the coding sequence GTGCCCTTTGCCCTTTACATGCTCGGACTGGCGGTCTTCGCCATGGGCACGTCCGAGTTCATGCTGTCCGGACTGATTCCGGACATCGCCCATGACCTGCATGTCACCGTCCCGGCCGCCGGGTCCCTGACCTCGGCCTTCGCCGTGGGCATGGTGATCGGGGCGCCCCTGATGGCGGTGATCGGCATGCGCTGGTCCCGTCGTGACGCGCTGCTGCTGTTCCTCGTCGTCTTCCTGGCCGCCCATGCGATGGGCGCGCTCACCGACAGTTTCGACGTGCTTCTGATGACCCGGGTGCTCTCGGCGCTCGCCAACGCGGGATTCCTGGCGGTGTCGTTCACCGCCGCCGCCGGGATGGTCCCGCCGAACGCGAAGGGCCGGGCCGCCGCCGTCCTGCTGGGCGGGGTCACACTCGCCTGTGTCGCCGGGGTGCCCGGCGGTGCGCTGCTCGGGCAGTACTGGGGCTGGCGGTCGGCGTTCTGGGCGGTCGTGGTGCTGTCCGCGCCCGCCGTACTGGCCGTGGCGCTCACCGTCCCGGCGGGCCGCGGGGACGGACCGGTGCCCACCCTGCGGGACGTCCGGGCCGAACTCGGGGTGCTGCGCCGCCGTCGACCGGTACTCCTGCTGGCGCTGTGCGCGCTGGTGAACGGCGGCACGTTCTGCACGTTCACCTATCTGGCCCCGCTGGTCACCGGGGTGAGCGGCATCCCGGACGGCTGGGTGCCGGGGGTGCTGACGCTGTTCGGGCTCGGCTCCTTCGCGGGGGTCAGCGCGGCCGGACGGCTGGCGGACACCCGGCCGGTGGCGGTGCTCGCCTGGGGCACGGCCGTCCTCGCGGTCGGCTGGGCCGTGTTCGCGCTGGGCGCGGCCCGTCCGGAGGTGGTGCTGCCGCTGGTGCTCCTCCAGGGGGCGCTGGCGTTCGCCATCGGTTCGACGCTGGTGACCCAGGTGCTGTACGCGGGCGCCGACGCGCCGACCCTGGCGGGGGCGGGCGCGACGGCCGCCTTCAATGTCGGCGCGAGCCTCGGACCCTGGCTCGGGGGTGTCGCGATCGCCGCCGGACACGGGTACCGCTCACCCGTGTGGGTGAGCGCGGGGCTGGTGTCGGCGGCGCTGGTGACGGGGGCGGTGGCCCTGGCCGCCGGGCGGCGGGGGCGGCGCGCGGCCGACCGGCCGCGTGAGGCGGACGAGGCGGGCCGCGAGGCGGGCGAGACGGCTCCGGCGGGCTGA
- a CDS encoding glycoside hydrolase family 3 protein, producing the protein MQDRSLTRRTILASATVVAAGVTGVVGVTATPALAHNRDARLKKIIAKMSIEAKIGQLFVPYFYGTSATDPSADDREDNLRELGVATAAELITKYHVGGVIYFSGWANNIQNPRQVAELTNGVQKASLSLPTPIPSLISIDQEHGANVRIGSGATQLPGAMALGAGRSLSDARTAGQISGIELAALGIHQNFAPVADVNVNPQNPIINVRSFGADPEAAGRMVAAQVKGYQSVGVVACAKHFPGHGDTAQDSHTGLPVITHTREEWDRIDAPPFRAAIAAGVDSIMTAHLQVPALDDSNEPATLSPKILQGVLRGELGFKGVIVTDALNMTGVRTKYGDDRVPVLALKAGVDQLLFPPNIDVAFNGVLAAVRSGEITVARLEESVLRILRLKDKVGLLSGSPYISQKEVDRVVGARKHQAIAARIADRTTTLLVNKGETLPLRRKQKKLLVVGASPAFPTDAARTSIPELTKVFGELGYTTTALATGRAPTAAQVDEAVAAAYGRDAVVVTTDNVGPTSAQRTLVARLLETGVPVIHLAVRNPYDIAQLPGVRASLVSYCWTEVELRAAARVIAGRTEPRGKLPVPIQRADDPTKVLFRSGHGLSYDD; encoded by the coding sequence ATGCAGGACCGGAGTCTGACCAGGCGCACCATCCTCGCCTCCGCCACCGTGGTGGCGGCCGGTGTAACGGGCGTCGTGGGCGTCACGGCCACCCCCGCACTCGCCCACAACCGTGACGCGCGCCTCAAGAAGATCATCGCGAAGATGAGCATCGAGGCGAAGATCGGCCAGCTGTTCGTGCCGTACTTCTACGGCACGTCGGCCACCGACCCCAGCGCGGATGACCGGGAGGACAATCTGCGTGAACTCGGCGTCGCCACCGCCGCCGAGCTGATCACCAAGTACCACGTCGGCGGGGTCATCTACTTCTCCGGCTGGGCGAACAACATCCAGAACCCCCGCCAGGTGGCGGAGTTGACGAACGGGGTCCAGAAGGCCTCGCTCAGCCTGCCCACCCCCATCCCGTCCCTGATCTCCATCGACCAGGAGCACGGCGCCAACGTCCGCATCGGCTCCGGCGCCACCCAGCTGCCGGGAGCCATGGCCCTCGGCGCGGGCCGCTCGCTGTCCGACGCCCGTACCGCCGGGCAGATATCAGGTATCGAACTCGCCGCCCTGGGCATCCACCAGAACTTCGCCCCGGTCGCCGATGTCAATGTCAACCCGCAGAACCCGATCATCAACGTCCGGTCCTTCGGGGCGGACCCCGAGGCAGCCGGCCGGATGGTCGCCGCCCAGGTGAAGGGTTATCAGAGCGTCGGCGTCGTGGCCTGTGCCAAGCACTTCCCGGGCCACGGTGACACCGCCCAGGACAGCCACACCGGGCTGCCCGTGATCACCCACACCCGTGAGGAATGGGACCGGATCGACGCGCCGCCGTTCCGCGCGGCCATCGCCGCCGGTGTCGACTCGATCATGACCGCCCACCTCCAGGTCCCCGCGCTCGACGACAGCAACGAGCCGGCGACCCTCTCCCCGAAGATCCTCCAGGGGGTGCTGCGCGGAGAGCTCGGCTTCAAGGGCGTCATCGTCACCGACGCCCTCAACATGACCGGTGTGCGCACCAAGTACGGCGACGACCGGGTCCCCGTCCTCGCCCTCAAGGCGGGCGTGGACCAGCTCCTCTTCCCGCCGAACATCGACGTCGCCTTCAACGGCGTGCTGGCGGCGGTCCGTTCGGGCGAGATCACCGTCGCCCGGCTGGAGGAGTCCGTCCTGCGGATCCTCCGTCTCAAGGACAAGGTGGGCCTGCTCAGCGGCAGTCCCTACATCTCGCAGAAGGAGGTCGACCGCGTCGTCGGTGCCCGCAAGCACCAGGCCATCGCCGCGCGCATCGCCGACCGCACCACCACGCTGCTGGTCAACAAGGGCGAGACGCTTCCGCTGCGCCGCAAGCAGAAGAAGCTGCTCGTGGTCGGCGCGAGCCCCGCCTTCCCGACGGACGCCGCCCGTACGTCGATCCCCGAGCTGACCAAGGTCTTCGGTGAGCTCGGCTACACCACGACCGCCCTCGCCACCGGCCGCGCCCCGACCGCCGCCCAGGTGGACGAGGCCGTCGCCGCCGCGTACGGCCGGGACGCCGTCGTGGTGACCACCGACAACGTCGGCCCCACCAGCGCCCAGCGCACCCTGGTGGCCCGCCTGCTGGAGACGGGCGTGCCCGTCATCCACCTCGCGGTCCGCAACCCGTACGACATCGCCCAGCTCCCCGGGGTACGGGCCTCGCTCGTCTCCTACTGCTGGACCGAGGTCGAACTGCGCGCCGCGGCCCGGGTCATCGCCGGCCGGACCGAACCGCGCGGCAAGCTGCCGGTGCCGATCCAGCGCGCCGACGACCCCACGAAGGTGCTGTTCCGCTCCGGACACGGACTGTCGTACGACGACTGA
- a CDS encoding glycoside hydrolase family 65 protein — MITHSSYTVEPWSLRERALNLEVLPQSESVFALSNGHVGWRGNLDEGEPHGLPGSYLNGVYELHPLPYAEAGYGYPESGQTVINVTNGKIIRLLVDDEPFDLRYGRLVSHERTLDLRTGLLTRTCEWVSPAGCRVRVRSTRLVSFTQRAIAAVRYEVEPVDSEVRIVVQSELVANEQLPGADGDPRTAVALESPLDAEEDFASGNRLKLVHRTRASELRVAAAADHVVTGPRPTTTSCESRADVARLTIASALAPGDTLRLDKIVSYGWSSTRSLPAVSDQVDAALAAAKSGGWDGLVTEQRAYLDDFWARSDVEIDGDEEIQQAVRFALFHVLQAGARAEQRAIPAKGLTGSGYDGHAFWDTEIFVLPLLTFTSPHAVAEALRWRQNTLSAARERAAQLGLQGAAFPWRTIEGSEGSAYWPAGTAAFHVNADIADAVVRYVTVTGDELFERDTGVELLVETARLWRSLGHHDHHGKFHVDGVTGPDEYSAVQDDNTYTNLMARANLLAAADVVERHPHRAAELGVDDEESAAWRDAADAMNIPYNEELGVHEQSSGFTRHQVWDFAATRADQYPLMLHFPYFDIYRKQVVKQADLVLAMYKCSDWFDDEHTARNFAYYEPLTVRDSSLSACSQAVIAAQSGHLALAYDYVAEAALMDLEDLENNTRDGLHIASLAGTWMALVAGFGGMRLSGGTLDFAPRLPERFSRLAFTLEVVGRRLRVEITGDSASYSVLSGEPLRVTHYGKPLLVTRGSPERRGIRPVPVRPAPEQPPHRGPARRH, encoded by the coding sequence GTGATCACCCATTCGTCGTACACCGTCGAACCCTGGTCGCTGCGCGAGCGCGCGCTGAACCTGGAGGTGCTGCCGCAGAGCGAGTCCGTGTTCGCCCTGTCCAACGGGCATGTCGGCTGGCGCGGCAATCTGGACGAGGGTGAGCCGCACGGACTGCCCGGCTCCTATCTGAACGGGGTGTACGAGCTCCATCCGCTGCCCTACGCGGAGGCCGGGTACGGCTACCCGGAGTCGGGGCAGACGGTCATCAATGTCACCAACGGCAAGATCATCCGGCTGCTGGTGGACGACGAGCCGTTCGATCTGCGCTACGGACGGCTGGTGTCCCATGAACGCACCCTCGATCTGCGGACGGGACTGCTGACCCGTACCTGCGAGTGGGTGTCCCCGGCGGGCTGCCGGGTCCGGGTGCGCTCCACCCGGCTGGTGTCGTTCACCCAGCGGGCCATCGCGGCGGTCCGCTACGAGGTGGAGCCCGTCGACTCCGAGGTACGGATCGTGGTGCAGTCGGAGCTGGTCGCCAACGAGCAGCTGCCGGGCGCCGACGGCGACCCGCGCACGGCGGTGGCCCTGGAGTCGCCGCTGGACGCGGAGGAGGACTTCGCGTCGGGCAACCGGCTGAAGCTGGTGCACCGGACCCGCGCCAGCGAGCTGCGGGTGGCCGCGGCCGCCGACCATGTCGTCACCGGACCCCGCCCGACCACGACGAGCTGCGAGAGCCGCGCCGATGTCGCCCGGCTCACCATCGCCTCCGCGCTGGCGCCGGGCGACACCCTGCGGCTCGACAAGATCGTGTCGTACGGCTGGTCCAGCACCCGCTCGCTGCCCGCGGTGAGCGACCAGGTCGACGCGGCGCTCGCGGCGGCGAAGAGCGGCGGCTGGGACGGTCTGGTCACCGAACAGCGCGCGTATCTGGACGACTTCTGGGCGCGCTCCGACGTCGAGATCGACGGCGACGAGGAGATCCAGCAGGCGGTGCGGTTCGCCCTGTTCCACGTCCTCCAGGCGGGAGCGCGCGCGGAGCAGCGGGCGATCCCCGCGAAGGGGCTGACCGGCTCCGGGTACGACGGGCACGCCTTCTGGGACACCGAGATCTTCGTGCTGCCGCTGCTCACGTTCACCTCCCCGCACGCCGTGGCGGAGGCGCTGCGCTGGCGGCAGAACACCCTGTCGGCGGCCCGGGAGCGGGCCGCGCAACTGGGCCTCCAGGGCGCGGCGTTCCCCTGGCGGACCATCGAGGGGTCGGAGGGGTCGGCGTACTGGCCGGCGGGTACGGCGGCGTTCCATGTGAACGCGGACATCGCGGACGCGGTCGTCCGCTATGTGACGGTCACCGGCGACGAGCTCTTCGAACGGGACACCGGCGTCGAACTCCTCGTGGAGACGGCCCGGTTGTGGCGTTCGCTCGGTCATCACGACCACCATGGGAAGTTCCATGTGGACGGGGTGACGGGGCCGGACGAGTACAGCGCGGTGCAGGACGACAACACGTACACGAACCTGATGGCGCGGGCGAATCTGCTGGCCGCCGCCGACGTGGTGGAGCGGCATCCGCACAGGGCGGCGGAGCTGGGGGTGGACGACGAGGAGAGCGCGGCCTGGCGGGACGCCGCCGACGCGATGAACATCCCGTACAACGAGGAACTCGGGGTGCATGAGCAGTCGTCGGGGTTCACCCGGCACCAGGTGTGGGACTTCGCCGCGACCCGCGCGGACCAGTATCCGCTGATGCTGCACTTCCCGTACTTCGACATCTACCGCAAGCAGGTCGTCAAACAGGCCGATCTGGTGCTGGCGATGTACAAGTGCAGCGACTGGTTCGACGACGAGCACACCGCCCGCAACTTCGCCTACTACGAGCCGCTGACGGTCCGGGACTCGTCGCTGTCGGCGTGCAGCCAGGCCGTGATCGCGGCGCAGTCGGGGCATCTCGCGCTCGCCTACGACTATGTGGCCGAGGCGGCGCTGATGGACCTGGAGGATCTGGAGAACAACACCCGGGACGGCCTGCACATCGCCTCGCTCGCGGGGACATGGATGGCGCTGGTGGCCGGGTTCGGCGGGATGCGGCTGAGCGGCGGCACCCTGGACTTCGCGCCCCGGCTGCCGGAGCGGTTCAGCAGACTGGCGTTCACGTTGGAGGTGGTGGGGCGGCGGCTGCGGGTGGAGATCACCGGGGACTCCGCGTCGTACAGCGTGCTGTCGGGCGAGCCGCTGCGGGTGACGCACTACGGCAAACCGCTGCTGGTGACGCGGGGTTCGCCGGAGCGGCGCGGGATCAGGCCGGTGCCGGTACGGCCCGCGCCGGAACAGCCGCCGCACCGGGGCCCGGCGCGGCGGCACTGA
- a CDS encoding hemolysin family protein — MSLPVALFLTVLLLIGSGFFVAAEFALVAAKRHRMEKAAAEGRRGAKAALSGMRELSLMLAGAQLGITVTTLGLGSISKPAVSHALDPVLRHWGLPDGVSYGVSFAVAIVVVVFLHMVVGEMAPKSWAIAHPERSAMLLSPPFRAVVKAVRPLIRVLNAVSNVLVRLCRVTPRDELVPVHDREQLTDLVAESRRLGLISAADSELITRSLTEPLTPVAELLVPASDITWVDASAGPATILGVASAADRTRLLVRDSGRVVGSVHTRDALVARTRSRATTARELARSLPELTVDDTVAHAVEQLRRRRASLAVVRDASGGLAGIVSLDDLLARYLQPVAAV, encoded by the coding sequence ATGAGTCTGCCAGTGGCCCTGTTCCTGACCGTGCTCCTGCTGATCGGCAGCGGGTTCTTCGTCGCCGCCGAGTTCGCGCTGGTCGCGGCGAAGCGGCACCGGATGGAGAAGGCGGCCGCCGAGGGGCGGCGCGGTGCGAAGGCCGCGCTGTCCGGGATGCGCGAGCTGTCGCTGATGCTCGCGGGCGCGCAGCTCGGTATCACGGTGACCACGCTGGGCCTGGGGTCGATCTCCAAGCCCGCCGTGTCCCACGCGCTGGACCCGGTGCTGCGGCACTGGGGTCTGCCCGACGGGGTGAGCTACGGCGTGTCGTTCGCGGTGGCGATCGTCGTGGTGGTGTTCCTGCACATGGTCGTCGGGGAGATGGCGCCGAAGTCCTGGGCCATCGCGCACCCCGAGCGGTCGGCGATGCTGCTGTCACCGCCGTTCCGGGCCGTGGTGAAGGCGGTCCGGCCGCTGATCCGGGTGCTCAACGCGGTCAGCAACGTCCTGGTGCGGCTGTGCCGGGTCACCCCGCGTGACGAGCTGGTCCCGGTGCACGACCGGGAGCAGCTCACCGATCTCGTCGCGGAGTCGCGGCGGCTCGGGCTGATCAGCGCGGCCGACTCCGAGCTGATCACCCGCTCGCTGACGGAACCGCTGACGCCTGTCGCGGAGTTGCTCGTCCCGGCGTCCGACATCACCTGGGTCGACGCGTCCGCCGGACCGGCCACGATCCTGGGGGTGGCCTCGGCCGCCGACCGGACGAGGCTGCTGGTCCGGGACTCCGGCCGGGTGGTGGGGTCGGTGCACACCCGGGACGCCCTGGTGGCCCGGACCCGCTCGCGGGCGACGACCGCGCGTGAGCTGGCGAGGTCGCTGCCGGAGCTGACGGTGGACGACACCGTCGCGCACGCGGTGGAGCAGTTGCGCAGACGCCGGGCGTCGCTCGCGGTGGTCCGCGACGCGTCGGGCGGGCTCGCCGGGATCGTCTCGCTGGACGATCTGCTGGCGCGCTATCTCCAGCCGGTCGCGGCGGTGTGA
- a CDS encoding MASE1 domain-containing protein — MTGVVRIQLKGRRAAVLVLANLAVAACYYLGGRLGLLKALVVEGSVVSPVWPPTGIALAALLLLGPGVWPGIALGALLVVHHLSPSLEPGALAILVGNTLAPFCAYVMLRIVGFRTELDRLRDGFALVFLGALLGMLVSATAGAGQLLLGGSISGGEFWPVWAAWWTGDALGVLVVAPVLLILWRARPPLSLDRWPEALVLAVCAGVVAPFVAYSTLSLLFLVYPLLIWAALRFQLPGATLCALYVSVVTAVSAADGDGPFRDHTRLGVMINLQAFNGAIALTALLLAALVTEQLKTRRHVEEAVAELADVVERLAPGEGPGRRSHGG, encoded by the coding sequence ATGACTGGCGTGGTGCGAATCCAGCTCAAGGGCCGCCGGGCCGCCGTCCTCGTCCTGGCGAACCTCGCCGTGGCCGCCTGCTACTACCTGGGGGGCCGCCTGGGGCTCCTGAAGGCGCTGGTGGTCGAGGGCTCCGTCGTGAGCCCCGTCTGGCCGCCGACCGGTATCGCGCTGGCCGCGCTGCTGCTCCTCGGGCCGGGCGTCTGGCCGGGCATCGCGCTCGGCGCCCTCCTCGTCGTCCACCATCTCAGCCCTTCGCTGGAACCCGGCGCCCTCGCCATCCTGGTGGGCAACACCCTGGCCCCGTTCTGCGCCTACGTGATGCTGCGGATCGTCGGCTTCCGCACCGAACTCGACCGGCTGCGGGACGGCTTCGCGCTGGTGTTCCTCGGCGCGCTGCTGGGCATGCTCGTCAGCGCCACGGCAGGGGCGGGCCAGCTGCTGCTGGGCGGCAGTATCTCCGGCGGGGAGTTCTGGCCCGTGTGGGCGGCCTGGTGGACCGGGGACGCGCTCGGGGTGCTCGTGGTCGCCCCGGTCCTGCTGATCCTGTGGCGCGCCCGGCCGCCGCTCTCCCTGGACCGCTGGCCCGAGGCACTGGTACTGGCCGTCTGCGCGGGTGTCGTCGCCCCGTTCGTCGCCTACAGCACCCTCAGCCTGCTGTTCCTGGTCTACCCCCTGCTGATCTGGGCCGCGCTGCGCTTCCAGCTCCCCGGCGCCACCCTGTGCGCGCTCTATGTGTCGGTGGTGACGGCGGTCTCCGCCGCGGACGGCGACGGGCCGTTCCGGGACCACACCCGGCTGGGAGTGATGATCAATCTCCAGGCGTTCAACGGGGCGATCGCCCTGACCGCGCTGCTGCTCGCCGCGCTGGTCACCGAGCAGCTGAAGACCCGCCGCCATGTGGAGGAGGCGGTCGCCGAGCTGGCCGATGTCGTGGAGCGGCTCGCCCCCGGGGAGGGCCCGGGACGGCGTTCGCACGGTGGGTGA
- a CDS encoding hemolysin family protein yields MNAALGLVAVLLLTVGTGYFVLQEFTYVSADRLALAREAEAGDRRAARALKVMGRLSFMLSGAQLGITVTGLIVGFLTGPSVSAVLKPLVSGVGVPDGAVDGISVALAFVVATVIQMVLGELAPKNLAIAVPERLAKSLAGSTLAYLKVVGPVVRIFDNAAARLLRMIGIEPVEELHHGATLEELGQLIGESHERGALPRDTAELLDHALEFSERTMGEVMVPRADTVFVRADATAAEAVELIARYGHSTYPVLGDHPDDVAGVLGVRELARLPAERLAVATAGELARRPLLLPDTLPLPGAVARMRELDDEFAVVLDEHGGIAGVVTYEDIAEELVGDIADETDRVTELAVPDGSGWLVDAGRRLDEVAQAIGVELPQDDDFDTVAGLVVDRLGRFPAIGDRLTVTLPDGGSALIDVRTLNRHVPRRVRIEALPVPPSGDGDEPGERSAGRGAVAKRAEEGARV; encoded by the coding sequence GTGAATGCCGCACTCGGCCTGGTGGCGGTCCTTCTGCTGACCGTCGGCACAGGCTATTTCGTCCTCCAGGAGTTCACCTACGTCTCCGCCGACCGGCTCGCGCTGGCGCGTGAGGCGGAGGCCGGTGACCGGCGCGCGGCGCGTGCCCTGAAGGTCATGGGACGGCTGTCCTTCATGCTGTCCGGCGCGCAGCTCGGCATCACGGTGACGGGCCTGATCGTCGGTTTCCTCACCGGGCCGTCCGTGTCGGCGGTGCTCAAGCCGCTGGTCTCCGGGGTCGGGGTGCCCGATGGTGCCGTCGACGGGATCTCGGTTGCGCTGGCGTTCGTCGTCGCGACCGTGATCCAGATGGTGCTGGGCGAGCTGGCGCCGAAGAACCTCGCCATCGCGGTGCCGGAGCGGCTCGCGAAGTCGCTCGCGGGGTCCACGCTGGCGTATCTGAAGGTCGTCGGCCCCGTGGTGCGGATCTTCGACAACGCCGCCGCGCGGCTGCTGCGGATGATCGGTATCGAGCCGGTCGAGGAGCTGCACCACGGCGCGACCCTGGAGGAGCTGGGACAGCTCATCGGGGAGTCCCATGAGCGGGGCGCGCTCCCCCGGGACACCGCCGAGCTGCTGGACCACGCCCTGGAGTTCTCCGAGCGGACCATGGGCGAGGTGATGGTGCCGCGCGCGGACACCGTCTTCGTCCGTGCGGACGCCACGGCCGCCGAGGCGGTGGAGCTGATCGCGCGGTACGGCCATTCGACGTATCCGGTGCTCGGTGACCATCCCGACGATGTCGCCGGGGTGCTCGGGGTGCGGGAGCTGGCCCGGCTGCCCGCCGAGCGGCTCGCCGTCGCCACGGCGGGTGAGCTGGCCCGCCGTCCCCTGCTGCTGCCCGACACGCTTCCGCTGCCCGGGGCCGTCGCGCGGATGCGTGAGCTGGACGACGAGTTCGCGGTCGTGCTGGACGAGCACGGCGGTATCGCGGGTGTCGTCACCTATGAGGACATCGCGGAGGAACTGGTGGGTGACATCGCCGACGAGACCGACCGGGTCACGGAGCTGGCGGTGCCCGACGGTTCCGGCTGGCTGGTCGACGCGGGCCGCAGGCTCGACGAGGTCGCCCAGGCCATCGGCGTGGAGCTGCCGCAGGACGACGACTTCGACACCGTCGCCGGACTCGTGGTCGACCGTCTCGGCCGTTTCCCGGCGATCGGTGACCGGCTCACGGTCACGCTGCCGGACGGCGGCTCCGCGCTCATCGACGTCCGCACCCTGAACCGGCATGTGCCGCGCCGGGTACGGATCGAGGCGCTGCCCGTGCCCCCCTCGGGGGACGGGGACGAGCCGGGTGAGCGGTCCGCCGGCCGCGGCGCGGTCGCGAAGCGCGCGGAAGAGGGGGCGCGGGTATGA